Proteins from a genomic interval of Stenotrophomonas sp. WZN-1:
- a CDS encoding chemotaxis response regulator protein-glutamate methylesterase: MTLTGNAPCRVLIVDDSAVVRQMLTEILSSDPSIDVVGTAADPLLAREKIKRLAPDVITLDVEMPRMDGLAFLENLMRLHPLPVVMISSLTERGADTTLQALALGAVDFVSKPKLDVARGLQAYADEIIAKVKMAARSRVRPLVRAAAPKLLLDAAPAMRPAAPQFRTTDRLIAIGSSAGGTEALRVVLEGMPADAPAVVMTQHLPASFSSAFAERLDRHSAMAVREASDGEAVLPGHAYLPPGGKHLRIIRDGARWRCRVDDGPAVNRHKPAVDVLFRSVAQNAGGNAIGAILTGMGDDGARGLLEMRQAGAPTLVQDEATSVVWGMPGAAFKLGAAEEQVPLERIAERLLSLARG; encoded by the coding sequence ATGACCCTGACCGGCAACGCCCCCTGCCGGGTCCTGATCGTCGACGACTCCGCCGTCGTGCGCCAGATGCTCACCGAGATCCTGTCCAGCGATCCGTCCATCGACGTGGTCGGCACCGCCGCCGACCCACTGCTGGCGCGCGAGAAGATCAAGCGCCTGGCCCCGGATGTGATCACCCTGGACGTGGAAATGCCACGCATGGACGGGCTCGCGTTCCTGGAAAACCTGATGCGCCTGCATCCGCTGCCGGTGGTGATGATCTCCTCGCTGACCGAACGCGGCGCCGACACCACGCTGCAGGCGCTGGCGCTGGGCGCGGTGGACTTCGTCTCCAAGCCGAAGCTGGACGTGGCGCGTGGCCTGCAGGCCTACGCCGATGAAATCATCGCAAAGGTGAAGATGGCGGCGCGTTCGCGCGTTCGCCCGCTGGTGCGCGCTGCCGCACCGAAGCTCCTGCTGGACGCCGCGCCTGCGATGCGCCCCGCTGCTCCGCAGTTCCGCACCACCGACCGGCTGATCGCGATCGGCTCCTCGGCCGGCGGCACCGAAGCGTTGCGCGTGGTGTTGGAAGGCATGCCGGCCGACGCGCCCGCCGTGGTGATGACCCAGCACCTGCCGGCCAGCTTCAGCAGCGCCTTCGCCGAGCGCCTGGACCGCCACTCGGCCATGGCCGTGCGTGAGGCCAGCGACGGCGAAGCCGTGCTGCCCGGCCACGCCTACCTGCCGCCGGGCGGCAAGCACCTGCGGATCATCCGCGACGGTGCGCGCTGGCGCTGCCGTGTCGATGATGGCCCGGCAGTGAACCGGCACAAGCCAGCGGTCGATGTGCTGTTCCGCTCGGTCGCGCAGAACGCCGGCGGCAATGCCATCGGCGCCATCCTCACCGGCATGGGCGACGACGGCGCACGCGGCCTGCTGGAAATGCGCCAGGCCGGCGCGCCGACACTGGTGCAGGACGAGGCCACCAGCGTGGTCTGGGGCATGCCGGGTGCAGCGTTCAAGCTCGGCGCCGCCGAGGAACAGGTACCGCTGGAACGGATTGCCGAGCGGTTGCTGTCACTCGCCCGCGGCTGA
- the cheD gene encoding chemoreceptor glutamine deamidase CheD, whose amino-acid sequence MNASLRTDDVMRYQDARFQTIAAKLLPTQYLVVDDTTALTTTLGSCVAACLRDPVLKIGGMNHFLLPEGNAGDGAPARYGSYAMELLINDMLKRGAHRKRIEAKVFGGANVLKGFTSNPVGTRNAEFVRQYLQAEHIPIIAEDLCGIHPRKIWFFADTGRVVVQRLPHAHEAEVAATESAVRARLSRAPVTGGVELFE is encoded by the coding sequence ATGAATGCCTCGCTGCGTACCGACGATGTGATGCGCTACCAGGACGCGCGCTTCCAGACCATCGCCGCCAAGCTGCTGCCGACCCAGTACCTGGTGGTCGATGACACCACTGCGCTGACCACCACGCTGGGCTCCTGCGTGGCCGCGTGCCTGCGCGACCCGGTGCTGAAGATCGGCGGCATGAACCACTTCCTGCTGCCCGAAGGCAACGCCGGCGACGGCGCACCCGCGCGCTACGGCAGCTATGCGATGGAACTGCTGATCAACGACATGCTCAAGCGCGGCGCCCACCGCAAGCGTATTGAAGCCAAGGTGTTCGGCGGCGCCAACGTGCTGAAGGGCTTCACCAGCAACCCGGTCGGCACCCGCAACGCCGAATTCGTGCGCCAGTACCTCCAGGCCGAGCACATCCCGATCATTGCCGAGGACCTGTGCGGCATCCATCCGCGCAAGATCTGGTTCTTTGCCGATACCGGCCGCGTGGTCGTCCAGCGCCTGCCGCACGCTCACGAAGCCGAAGTGGCCGCGACCGAATCGGCCGTGCGTGCGCGCCTGTCCAGGGCCCCGGTCACCGGTGGCGTGGAGCTGTTCGAATGA
- a CDS encoding CheR family methyltransferase → MDTSPVQSPTPIVTGPREFEFADRDFRRVCDLIYQRVGIALAPAKRDMVYGRLSRRLRTLGMRSFQQYLDHLEQEDGDEWQAFTNALTTNLTSFFREPHHFDKLREELQQRSSRTPLLLWSCAASTGEEPYSMAITACEAFGTLKPPVRIIATDVDTQVLATAGRGVYNIDRVTSLDPDLRRRYFQRGSGPNEGQCRVLPALRELIEFRPLNLLAPRYDVGGPFDALFCRNVMIYFDKPTQRAILGRLVQHLADDGLLYTGHSENYLHAADLIQPCGRTLYRRAAKAGI, encoded by the coding sequence ATGGACACGTCCCCCGTGCAAAGTCCTACTCCCATCGTTACCGGCCCGCGCGAATTCGAGTTCGCCGACCGTGATTTCCGCCGCGTCTGCGACCTGATCTACCAGCGCGTGGGCATCGCCCTCGCGCCGGCAAAGCGCGACATGGTCTATGGCCGCCTGTCGCGCCGCCTGCGCACGCTGGGCATGCGCAGCTTCCAGCAGTACCTGGACCATCTGGAGCAGGAAGATGGTGACGAGTGGCAGGCGTTCACCAACGCCCTGACCACCAACCTGACCTCGTTCTTCCGCGAACCGCACCACTTCGACAAGCTGCGCGAGGAGCTGCAGCAGCGCTCCAGCCGCACGCCGCTGCTGCTGTGGTCGTGCGCGGCATCCACCGGCGAAGAGCCCTACTCGATGGCGATCACTGCCTGCGAGGCCTTCGGCACGCTGAAGCCACCGGTGCGCATCATCGCCACCGACGTCGACACCCAGGTGCTGGCCACCGCCGGCCGCGGCGTCTACAACATCGATCGCGTCACCAGCCTGGATCCGGACCTGCGCCGCCGCTACTTCCAGCGCGGCAGCGGCCCCAACGAGGGCCAGTGCCGCGTGCTGCCCGCACTGCGCGAGCTGATCGAGTTCCGTCCCCTGAACCTGCTCGCGCCGCGCTACGACGTTGGCGGCCCGTTCGACGCGCTGTTCTGCCGCAACGTGATGATCTACTTCGACAAACCGACCCAGCGCGCCATACTCGGCCGCCTGGTGCAGCACCTGGCCGACGATGGCCTGCTCTACACCGGCCACTCGGAGAACTACCTGCACGCCGCCGACCTGATCCAGCCCTGCGGCCGCACCCTGTACCGCCGTGCGGCAAAGGCCGGCATATGA